The genomic interval ATTATTGGAAGTGCCAGTAAATATTCGGCTAATCAGAAACTGGTGGATGTGTTTGCCAAGCTAACGGAAAATGACTTTAATTTGACCATCTATTCCGATTTAAAAAGCCTTCCGCATTTCGACCCTGAACATTCATCAGATAATCCGCCACCGCAAATTATAGCCTTTCGGGAAGCAGTAGCTCAGGCAGATGGCATTTTAATTTGTACACCAGAATATGTGTTTAGCATTCCAAGCGGACTCAAAAATGCCATTGAATGGTGTGTAGCTACTACGGTATTCTATGAAAAACCCATCGGGCTCATTACGGCATCAGCCGACGGGCAGAAAGGACATGAAGAACTACAATTAATCATGCGGACAGTAATGACCCAGTTTACCGACGAAACTACTTTACTGATCCGGGGAATAAAAGGCAAGATAAACCAGAATGGCGAAATTACGGATCATAAAACCAGGGAGGATCTACTCAAATTTAGTGAGGCCTATAAGAACCTTATTAAAACGGCCAGTTACTCTCCTTTACCAGGTGTTTAATGTTATTATATAGTTGACAAGCTTCTAAAAATTTGCTTTGGAATAACTTTGTCAAGTATTTTTTCTTGTACGGATACTTACAACAATGCCTACAGGCTTCTCTTTAATAAAGCGAGAAGACTGTAGGCATAATTTTTTGTAGGTCTTGATTGTTGCCTTTTCTCCACATTGATATGAATTGGTAATTTCTATATGGAGAAAAGGCAACAATGAATAAAGCGGAGTTGCTACTATTTATTACCCGTAACAGGATCAATAATAGCTTTCACTTCATTTACAGAATTGATCGGGAATTGACCAAGCCTGGCATGTTCCCTGACAACTTCTTCACTTTCTGCAATATGCACGCAATAGATCTTGTCGTCGGTAACAAAAGATTGAACCCAGTGATACGGTTTTCCTAAGCCATTTACCACTTCGCAGGAAGTCTGAGAAATAGCCTGTAATTCTTCTGGGGAAAGATTGCCTGCACCCGGCAGGTTTCTTTCAATAACAAATTTTTTCATATTGTTTTTGTGATTGTGTGTGATTGATGATCACAAAATTGAGAAGGATAGGTGGTTTTGACGACAGAACTATTCCCTATTTTAACCAGGAACGTTCCCTATTTTATAATCTCCAGCCGAAGGGCTTCATGCACAGCTTTTGCCCGTGTATTTACATCAAGTTTAGAAAGGATGGCAGAGATGTGGTGGTCCACCGTTTTGGCGGAAATAAAAAGGATATCGGCGATTTCTTTATTCTGTTTGCCACCTTTTAATAACTGCAATATTTCTAACTCCCTGCTTGTTAAAAATCTAGGATTGGTCTGGGTAGATTTTCTAATTCCTCTTGGGATGCTTTTAATCCCTTCTGCACGCATTTCCTGCTTCATTTTTTCGTAAACGGCACTTGCTCCCAGTTCCTGCATACTGGCAATTGCTTGTTTCTTGTCAGACTCATCTCCATCAAACAGCGCGAGCGCCTGCTCATACGGGCAACCTAACTGCTGCCAGAATGCTGCCTCTTCCAACGCCATTGGTACAGGAGTTATTTCATCATTTTCTCCTATTTCAGTAAGAAAGGGATCGTGTTTCCTTGCTTTCCGTAACCAGTAGTAAAACTTACTTCTTTTGGAAACTTTACTCACCTCCCGGAACATGCGTAAGGCCTGGTTAAGCGCCTCTGGTTCAATATAAGTCTTTCCGGTCAGCCATTCATATTCCAGTAAAGCATATAAGGCTGGTATCATTCTTTGCAATTCCATGGTTTCAAAAGCCATAGTTTTTGCCTCGAGTAATAAAGGAAGTGCATCCGGATCTCCTCTTCTTGTCTTGATAATTCCAGCAACGGTAAGGGCACCAATTTTTATCACCGGTACCAGGGTTTCATTTTTTAGCAGGTCAGTTGCGTTGTTATAGGCTTCCTTCCAGAAACCGGTTTCGAGGTGTAGCCTGGCTTTCCAGCCGAGCATATACAACTTCATGGCATCCAGGTCTCTTTCTTCACAATAAATGATACCCTCGTCCAGTTCTTTTGTCGCAAAGGCATAGTCTTTTATCACAATCGCATTACTGCCCATTTCAATGTAGGCGCGGGCGACATGTTCGTGGTAGGAATGTTGAAGGGCAATTTCCATGCTTCGCCGCAGCAACGCTACCCCTTTTGGCCTGGAAGATGGATCGAGCATAAGGGTTGAACCCATACTGTTCAAGGCATTTGCTACCGTTTCCTGATCGTCCAGTTCCCTGGCAATCGCAATTGCTTTTTCTCCCCAGAGCAGGCATTCATCCGATAGATCTGACTGCAATTTTAACTGCGACATATTGCTAAAGGCCATAGCCTTTGCCCTTGATGGGGGTTGGTCTTCCAGGATTTCAACCGCCTGGCTGGCAAAACTTCTAGCCTGTTTTCCGTTTCCATCAAACCACCATAGCCGGGAGAGAAACCGGAGGCAATTGCCTGTTTTCTCGTTTTCTTTTTTCTCCTTCCAAAGCTGTAAGGCTTTTCCTGTGTAGATGATGGCTTCTTTAATCTGGTTAGTGAGATAACATTCATAGGCATAGGCTTCATAGAATTGAACCAGCAAAGCCCTATCATTCCCCTGGTAATATTCAATGGCTGACAGATACAATTTAGCTGCTTCGATGTGGGCACCCAGTGCCGCCGCTTGCCTGGCGGCAGGAGGAGCATATTGAACAACCAGGGCATATTCATTTGCATTTTTGGCATGGTGTACAATGCGTTCAATTTCCTGGTTTTGTTCAAAACTTTCCCGCAGCAGATGCAATATCTTTTTATGTAAGGCTACCCTTTTTAAAGGTGATAAAGAAGTTTCGATGGTTCTCCGGAATAATTCGTGTTTAAAAGAAATATAGCCTTCTTTAATGATAAGCACTTTTAGTTCCAGACACTGATCCAAGGCAGAAGCATATAAAGGTTCCAGTCTTTCAAGATATTTTACTTCGAAGCTGTTGGGGATGACTGAAAGTAACTCTATAGCCTGCCTGGTTTTTTCCTCCTTGCGATTATACGAAGCTAATATGGAATCCCTGATATTATCTGGCAATACCTGATTATAAGTGGCCAGAATTTCAGTTACATAAAAAGGATTTCCACCGGAAAGCGTATATAACTCTTCGCCACTGTATTTTCTGTTGCCAACCATTTTTTCAACCACCTGCCTCGATAATGGTGTTAACTGTAAGCGGGTAAATGTATCAGGCGGCAACTGGCCCAGTATATTCCGTAAGGGATGTTGTGAGGATATTTCATCATCGCGGTAGGTAAGAATAAACAGGCATTTTAACCTGCTAATGCGCCTTGCCAGAAATTTTATAAAATCCAGGGTTGCTTCATCCGCCCAGTGTATGTCTTCAAATACAATGATGGTTTTTTGATTTGAATCGCTTAATTCATGGAAAAACCTGCTGAACAGTGTGGCCCTTTCTTCAATGGTATGCATCGCAGGCCAGAGGTCATGCCTCATTTGCCCTAAAATATCATAGAGCGGAGCCAGCGGGCGTGGGGTAAATAAGGCATCGCAGGCACCCCAATATACCTGTTCATCTTCCTGCTGCTTACAAAACACTTTTACCAGAGAAGTTTTACCTAATCCGGCTTCTCCGGTCACAAATACACAATGTCCCTCCGAAGAAATTTGCTCATATATGGTTTGCAAACTATCAAGAAAGATTTCCCGCTCAATTAGCTGCATAGGTGTGCCAGGATGGATGTGTAAAATATGGAGAAAGCCTCTGTAAAATAGGGAAAATTCCTTATATCCGAAAGGCCGGCAACGCCTTGTTTTGCATCCGAAAACAACAACAAATCACTTCAACAATCATCAATTATGAAAACGTTCGTAAAAGTGCTTTTCACCGCAAGCATCTACAGTATTATTTCCTTTCACTTGTTTGCCCAATCCGGTCAGGCAAGTATTTCTTCCCAATCCTTTGAAGGTAACAGGCATCTGTATATCGATGTTCACCAGTTACAACCTGGCAAAGTAAAATTTGAGGGCGTTGCCGAAGCACATGCCAAAGATCTGGCCGTTCAAAGCAAATACGGTGTACAATTCTTAAAATACTGGGTAGATGAACAAAAAGGCCTCGTTTACTGCCTGTCATCCGCCAGCGATAGTGCCTCTATCCGTAAAACGCATGCTGAAGCACATGGCTTGTTGCCAGCTTATACTTACCAGGTAACTGATGGTCCGGAGGCAATTATCCATGGAAAGGGTGAATTTTACCTGGATGTATATGAGTTAGGCGCAGGGAAAGTTACGGCAAAGGATGTAGCTGCGGCACACGAAAAAGATTTAGCTGTTCAGCAAAAGTATGGCGTGAACTTTATTAATTACTGGGTCGATGAAAACAGTGGAACCGTAATGTGCCTGTCTGAGGCAAAAAACTCTACTTCGGTGATCCATACCCATAAAGAAGCCCATGGATTAGTACCAGCTTATGTATTAAAAGTAAAACAGGGCGAATAATGCAACTACTCTTCCTGGCAGGCGATATACCTGCCGGGATTCATTCCTTACACCAGAGCAAAAAGCTATTGAATGGCCAGAATAAGGTAAATACTTGTTCAGGTTGATTGCCCTATTATTTCAGCTAGTGAAATACTCTATTCAAGAAGAGTAATGCTTTTTTTAAGCCACATTTGCCTTCAGTATATCATTACAGACGGAATGCAATAAAATCGCTGATTTACTTGAAGGCACTCAAAAAAATCTTTATCTTCCTGTTAACCTCCCAGCTATTTGCTTACTCATTGATGTACATGTGTATCATGTTAGGTACATCTGTGTTCATTTACCTGCTATACCTCCATTATTTGCCGGGGTACTTCTGAAAAGTATTTGCTATTAGCTCCTTAAAATCTACCTTATCATGAAAAAATTTACTTTGTATTGTTTATTAATGTGTTGTTTTCAGGCAGTTGCCCCCGCGCAAACTATCCAGGAGAGTGCGGAAGAGTATGCCTATTACCTGAATGGGAAAAAAGTTGCTCTCACGCCAAAGCAAGATGAAATTTTTGTCACTTTCTCATCTAAACCTAATCTGGCTAAAAGTAAAACTTATGCCGGTAGTTTTCTTAAGGAGGTGGCAACACCTCAGCAAGCAGACGTATTTGCTCCTGCAAATGCCGTTCGGTATAGGGTGAATGCAGGCCAGGCAGGGTTGTCTGGAAGCTACCAGCGAGTAGAAAAACAGCTCAAAAGTAATCCGGATGTCATTACAGCTTATCCTGCTTTTATGGTGGGTAAAGACAAAGTATTTGTGGGTAATAAAATTCACTTCAGCATAAAGAAAGGCGCTGACCTGGCACAGATCAAAGCCTTTCTGAAAAATAATAAAGCAGCAATTGTAGAAGAAATTAACCTGGGAGACAGAATACAATATGTAGTAGCCGTAAGTAAGGGAGGCAGTGTGTTCAACACCGCAAATAGCTTGTTTGAAAGTGGACAGGTAGAGTTTGCAGAGCCTGACTTTACATTCACCGGCTATAGTCATTTAACACCTAACGATGTATATTTTTCCGCACAATGGTTTTTGAACCAGGCATCCGATGCTGATATAGATGCCCCGGAAGCATGGAATATTAATACTGGCGCTTATTCTGTAACCGTAGCTGTTATCGATGGCCATGGTTATGAACTTTCTCACCCGGATATGGCAGGAAAAATAGTGAATCCTTATGATGCAGTGAACAATGATAATATTCCTGCACCGGAGAATGCCTATGCCAATCATGGTACGCCCTGTGCCGGCTTAATCGCAGCTACCACCAATAATACGACTGGTGTGGCTGGTGTAGGATTTAATATCAAAGTGATGCCAATTGCGATGGGTTATAATGCCATCAGTACTGGTAGTTTTTCTACCGATGCTACTGTTATTGCCAGAGCGGCATCCAAGGTAATTAATTCACCAGGGGTGGTCGCCGTAAGTAATAGCTATTCCTTTGGTTCGGCTAGTTTTGCAGCTTCCGTTGAAGCGAGTTTTACATCCATGCGCACCAACAGCCGGGGAGGATTGGGGGCAGTTATCCTTGCTTCTACCGCCAATGACAATCTAAATAATCCTACCGTGTATCCGGCTAGTTATACCAATGTGGTAGGCGTAGGAGCTTCTGATAGTTTTGATAAAAGAGCAAGTTTTTCAAATTATGGCAACCTGGTAGATATCGTAGCACCCGGTGTGAATACGTATACGACCGATCGGATCGGAGCAGCCGGTTATAATACCGGGAGTGATTATACTTATTTTAATGGCACCTCAGCGGCTTGCCCGGTTGCGGCTGGGGTGGTAGGCTTGATGGCTTCGGTAAACCAGAACGCAAACTGGGCCTTATTAATGTCCTATCTGCTGCAATCTACAGATAAGGTAGCCGGGTATACCTATTCACCTGGTTATTCGTACGGCACCTGGAACAATGAAATGGGTTACGGACGGATAAATGCCTTTAAAGCCTTGCAAAAAATGCTGGGAGCACCTATCGTCAATTCCTTTGATCCGGCCGGAGGACCAGTAGGAAGCAGTGTTAC from Rhodocytophaga rosea carries:
- a CDS encoding NADPH-dependent FMN reductase, whose protein sequence is MKDKKNIFAIIGSASKYSANQKLVDVFAKLTENDFNLTIYSDLKSLPHFDPEHSSDNPPPQIIAFREAVAQADGILICTPEYVFSIPSGLKNAIEWCVATTVFYEKPIGLITASADGQKGHEELQLIMRTVMTQFTDETTLLIRGIKGKINQNGEITDHKTREDLLKFSEAYKNLIKTASYSPLPGV
- a CDS encoding DUF4242 domain-containing protein; translated protein: MKKFVIERNLPGAGNLSPEELQAISQTSCEVVNGLGKPYHWVQSFVTDDKIYCVHIAESEEVVREHARLGQFPINSVNEVKAIIDPVTGNK
- a CDS encoding helix-turn-helix transcriptional regulator — protein: MQLIEREIFLDSLQTIYEQISSEGHCVFVTGEAGLGKTSLVKVFCKQQEDEQVYWGACDALFTPRPLAPLYDILGQMRHDLWPAMHTIEERATLFSRFFHELSDSNQKTIIVFEDIHWADEATLDFIKFLARRISRLKCLFILTYRDDEISSQHPLRNILGQLPPDTFTRLQLTPLSRQVVEKMVGNRKYSGEELYTLSGGNPFYVTEILATYNQVLPDNIRDSILASYNRKEEKTRQAIELLSVIPNSFEVKYLERLEPLYASALDQCLELKVLIIKEGYISFKHELFRRTIETSLSPLKRVALHKKILHLLRESFEQNQEIERIVHHAKNANEYALVVQYAPPAARQAAALGAHIEAAKLYLSAIEYYQGNDRALLVQFYEAYAYECYLTNQIKEAIIYTGKALQLWKEKKENEKTGNCLRFLSRLWWFDGNGKQARSFASQAVEILEDQPPSRAKAMAFSNMSQLKLQSDLSDECLLWGEKAIAIARELDDQETVANALNSMGSTLMLDPSSRPKGVALLRRSMEIALQHSYHEHVARAYIEMGSNAIVIKDYAFATKELDEGIIYCEERDLDAMKLYMLGWKARLHLETGFWKEAYNNATDLLKNETLVPVIKIGALTVAGIIKTRRGDPDALPLLLEAKTMAFETMELQRMIPALYALLEYEWLTGKTYIEPEALNQALRMFREVSKVSKRSKFYYWLRKARKHDPFLTEIGENDEITPVPMALEEAAFWQQLGCPYEQALALFDGDESDKKQAIASMQELGASAVYEKMKQEMRAEGIKSIPRGIRKSTQTNPRFLTSRELEILQLLKGGKQNKEIADILFISAKTVDHHISAILSKLDVNTRAKAVHEALRLEIIK
- a CDS encoding DUF4242 domain-containing protein, with protein sequence MKTFVKVLFTASIYSIISFHLFAQSGQASISSQSFEGNRHLYIDVHQLQPGKVKFEGVAEAHAKDLAVQSKYGVQFLKYWVDEQKGLVYCLSSASDSASIRKTHAEAHGLLPAYTYQVTDGPEAIIHGKGEFYLDVYELGAGKVTAKDVAAAHEKDLAVQQKYGVNFINYWVDENSGTVMCLSEAKNSTSVIHTHKEAHGLVPAYVLKVKQGE